One genomic window of Candidatus Nitrospira inopinata includes the following:
- the hypE gene encoding hydrogenase expression/formation protein HypE, with protein sequence MMNDTSFEPSCPLPAIEKKTVQLAHGGGGRLMRDLIQEVFVHAFDNPLLSLLHDGATWPVEKGTLAFTTDSYVVRPLFFPGGDIGRLAVYGTVNDLAMCGAKPLYLSAGFILEEGLSLDVLRQVVTSMAEAARAAGVSIITGDTKVVDRGKGDGIFINTAGIGVVPPGVCLSPQMVQPGDAILISGDVGSHGVAVLSVREGLAFAGEVQSDSAPLHGVVEDLIVSGVEIHCLRDLTRGGLASALNEIAEAAGVGIVIDEMAIPVLDPVRGACELLGLDPLYVANEGRFVAMVPASQIEPALAVMRRHAVSGKAALIGSVSDRRSPPVILRTVVGTNRILDLLSGEQLPRIC encoded by the coding sequence ATGATGAACGACACATCTTTTGAACCATCCTGTCCCTTGCCGGCTATCGAAAAAAAAACCGTTCAATTGGCCCATGGCGGCGGAGGCCGCCTGATGCGTGATCTGATTCAAGAGGTGTTCGTCCATGCCTTTGATAATCCCCTGCTCTCCCTCTTGCACGATGGCGCTACGTGGCCGGTGGAGAAGGGCACGCTGGCCTTCACGACTGATTCCTATGTGGTGCGTCCCTTGTTCTTTCCAGGCGGTGACATCGGCAGGCTTGCGGTTTATGGCACGGTCAACGATCTCGCCATGTGCGGGGCCAAGCCGTTGTACCTGAGCGCAGGATTTATTCTGGAGGAGGGTCTGAGTCTGGATGTCCTTCGTCAGGTCGTGACGTCGATGGCCGAGGCGGCGCGGGCGGCCGGGGTGTCGATCATCACCGGAGATACGAAGGTCGTCGATCGGGGGAAGGGCGACGGCATCTTCATCAATACGGCTGGGATCGGTGTGGTGCCGCCCGGTGTTTGTCTCTCACCCCAAATGGTTCAGCCTGGAGACGCGATCCTGATCAGTGGCGACGTGGGTTCCCATGGTGTGGCCGTGTTGAGCGTGCGGGAGGGACTGGCGTTTGCCGGTGAGGTGCAGAGTGATTCAGCGCCGTTGCATGGGGTTGTGGAAGATCTAATTGTCAGTGGTGTCGAGATTCATTGTCTGCGGGACCTGACGCGCGGTGGATTGGCCTCCGCCTTGAATGAAATTGCTGAAGCGGCCGGGGTCGGCATTGTGATTGACGAAATGGCTATCCCCGTCCTTGACCCGGTGCGTGGGGCCTGTGAACTGTTGGGCCTCGATCCTCTGTACGTGGCGAACGAAGGACGATTTGTCGCGATGGTGCCGGCATCACAGATTGAGCCGGCACTGGCTGTGATGCGAAGGCATGCGGTGTCTGGAAAGGCGGCTCTGATTGGTTCGGTCTCGGATCGCCGTTCACCGCCGGTGATTCTGCGGACGGTGGTCGGGACGAATCGGATCTTGGACCTGTTGTCGGGTGAACAGTTACCGAGAATCTGCTGA